A genomic stretch from Myripristis murdjan chromosome 12, fMyrMur1.1, whole genome shotgun sequence includes:
- the LOC115368838 gene encoding G protein-coupled receptor kinase 5-like, protein MEIESIMANNALIKAREGGGGKGRSWKWKELLRFPHVRQCMDLAMNIERDYFSLCVRQPIGKKLFQLFCRSRLDLHVYASLQDALDNFETKSDEERREFGISIIQRFLMRQSKQRVEVLQKYEQSCRRSLELDPCGDVFHDCREDLHRYLSGHPFLQYQDSMFFERFLQWKMLERQPITKHTFRQYRLLGKGGFGEVWACQVRATGQMYACKKLEKTHIKKRRGESMALNEKQLLEGLDSRFVVNLAYAYETKHSLCIVLTMMDGGDLKYHIHKLGPPGLDSDRVRFYAAEVFCGLNHLHQQAIVYRDLKPENVLLDLNGHIRISDLGLAVRLSEGNLAQGRVGTVGYMAPEVIGRKYYGMSPDWWGLGCLIYEMTAGQLPFRAQGEHPKVSEMERRIQTEKEKYDAMFSIEVKDICSLLLTKDPEQRLGCQAAKEKDVQSHPFFQSINFRMLEAGLVEPPFKPDPRLVYCNDVQDIEEFSTVKGVSLDQTDSDFYSKFNTGSVPLTWQNEMIETGCFKELNLFGPQGSRTPDLDWSQAPGSPKRSLLDRILRRNPPPLSEDHVKQSLLSSEGSMGSGLISTAL, encoded by the exons ATGGAGATCGAAAGCATTATGGCAAATAATGCTCTTATTAAAGCCAGGGAAG GTGGAGGTGGAAAAGGGAGAAGCTGGAAATGGAAAGAGCTGCTTCGATTTCCTCATGTCCGCCAGTGTATGGACCTGGCCATGAACATAg AACGAGACTACTTCAGTCTATGTGTGAGGCAGCCTATTGGCAAGAAACTGTTTCAGCTGTTCTGTCGGAGTAGGCTTGATCTGCACGTATACGCATCCTTACAGGATGCTCTG GATAACTTTGAGACAAAATCAGATGAGGAAAGAAGAGAGTTCGGCATCAGCATCATTCAGAGATTCCTCATGCGTCAG TCTAAGCAGCGTGTGGAGGTGCTGCAGAAGTATGAGCAGAGCTGCAGACGCTCTCTGGAGCTCGACCCTTGTGGGGACGTCTTTCATGACTGCAGAGA AGATCTACATCGATACCTTAGTGGCCATCCCTTCCTTCAGTACCAGGACAGCATGTTTTTTGAGCGTTTCctacagtggaagatgttggagag GCAGCCTATCACCAAGCACACGTTTAGACAGTACAGACTGCTGGGAAAGGGCGGGTTTGGAGAG GTGTGGGCTTGTCAGGTGCGCGCAACAGGACAAATGTATGCCTGCAAAAAGCTGGAGAAGACGCACatcaagaagaggagaggagagtccATGGCTCTCAATGAGAAACAGTTATTGGAAGGGCTTGACAGTAGATTTGTG GTGAATCTGGCCTATGCCTATGAGACCAAGCACTCTCTCTGTATAGTTTTGACCATGATGGATGGTGGGGACCTGAAGTACCATATTCATAAACTTGGTCCCCCCGGCCTTGACAGTGACAGAGTGCGGTTCTACGCTGCAGAGGTTTTCTGCGGTCTGAACCACCTACACCAACAGGCCATAGTTTACAG GGACCTGAAACCAGAAAACGTCCTCTTGGATCTCAATG gGCACATCCGTATCTCTGACCTGGGCCTGGCTGTGAGGCTGTCTGAGGGGAACCTGGCGCAGGGCAGGGTGGGCACTGTGGGCTACATGG CTCCTGAGGTGATCGGTCGAAAGTATTATGGGATGAGTCCTGACTGGTGGGGCCTTGGTTGTCTGATATATGAAATGACTGCAGGACAGCTGCCATTCCGGGCGCAAGGCGAGCATCCGAAAGTATCAGAAATGGAGAGAAGGATTCaaacagagaaggagaaataTGACGCGATGTTTAGCATTGAGGTGAAGGACATCTGTAGCTTG CTGTTGACCAAAGACCCAGAGCAAAGGTTGGGTTGCCAGGCCGCAAAGGAGAAGGATGTTCAATCTCATCCTTTCTTCCAATCCATCAACTTCAGGATGCTGGAGGCAGGACTAGTGGAGCCTCCATTTAAACCTGAT CCCAGACTGGTGTACTGCAATGATGTGCAGGACATTGAGGAGTTCTCGACAGTGAAGGGAGTCAGTCTGGACCAAACAGACAGTGACTTCTACAGCAAGTTCAACACGGGCAGCGTCCCTCTGACCTGGCAAAATGAG aTGATAGAGACGGGGTGTTTCAAGGAGCTGAACTTGTTTGGACCTCAAGGATCTCGCACTCCAGACCTGGACTGGTCCCAGGCCCCTGGGAGTCCCAAACGCAGCCTGCTGGACCGCATCCTCCGCAGGAAT CCTCCACCCTTGTCCGAAGACCATGTCAAACAGTCTTTGCTCTCCAGTGAAGGCTCAATGGGGTCAGGGCTGATcagcactgccctctag
- the dusp26 gene encoding dual specificity protein phosphatase 26, translating to MAFMSRFSRSRSSSRSPSRKDSERVSPNLTVSELERLLYTGKTACNHADEVWPRLYIGDQDIASDRRELAKLGITHILNCAQSKWRGGAEYYAGMNITYQGIEAHDSPTFDMSVNFYPAAEFIHKALSSGGKVLVHCTVGVSRSATLVLAYLMIRQNLTLVEAIKTVKDHRGVIPNRGFLRQLNGLDGILRESRKTSP from the exons ATGGCGTTCATGTCTCGGTTCTCCCGGTCCCGGAGCAGCTCAAGGTCTCCCAGTAGAAAAGACTCAGAGCGCGTCTCGCCAAATTTAACAGTTTCAGAGCTGGAGAGGCTCCTCTACACCGGGAAAACTGCCTGTAACCATGCAGATGAAGTGTGGCCAAGACTCTACATTGGAGATCA AGACATAGCATCGGACAGGCGTGAGCTGGCCAAACTTGGTATAACCCACATCCTGAACTGTGCCCAGAGTAAATGGCGTGGTGGGGCGGAGTATTATGCTGGGATGAACATCACTTATCAGGGCATCGAGGCTCATGACTCGCCCACCTTCGACATGAGTGTCAACTTCTATCCTGCTGCTGAGTTCATCCACAAGGCCCTCAGCAGTGGGG GTAAGGTGCTGGTCCACTGCACTGTGGGAGTCAGCCGCTCAGCCACGCTGGTGCTGGCCTACCTGATGATCAGACAGAACCTGACGCTGGTGGAAGCTATCAAGACGGTGAAGGATCACAGAGGCGTCATCCCCAACCGTGGCTTCCTACGCCAGCTCAACGGCCTGGACGGCATCCTCAGAGAAAGCCGTAAGACTTCACCATAG
- the ash2l gene encoding set1/Ash2 histone methyltransferase complex subunit ASH2 isoform X1, with protein MASEGEAGSAAVAEPEAGEGDAAFGELPANIDTESSNGKEGMDVGGEGSEAADAMTGSGDEESGRQLGEVELQCALCMKWFTADTFGIDTATCLPFMTNYVFHCNVCHHSGNTYFLRKQANLKEMCLTALANLTWRSRTQEEHPKTMFSKDKDIIPFIDKHWECMTTRQRPGKLTWPNNIVKTMSKERDVFLVKEHPDPGSKDPEEDYPKFGLLDQDLGNIGPSYDTQKQTTATPSTGGLNGGSAFSGALAPGPGKGRGAKRKQQQQQEGAAAGAAKRTRSDPLFSAQRLPPHGYPLEHPFNKDGYRYILAEPDPHAPDPEKLELDCWAGKPIPGDLYRACLYERVLLALHDRAPQLKISDDRLTVTGEKGYSMVRASHGVRKGAWYFEVSVDEMPPDTAARLGWSQPLGNLQAPLGYDKFSYSWRSKKGTRFHQSTGTHYSSGYGQGDTLGFFIELPDDTETAKALPDTYKDKALIKFKSYLYFEEKDYVDKAEKSLKNVSPSRMIFYKNGVSQGVAFENLYEGLYFPAISLYKSCTVSVNFGPHFKYPPKDIKYQPMSDMGWGAVIEHTLADMLYHVETEVDGRRSPPWEG; from the exons ATGGCGTCCGAGGGAGAGGCGGgcagtgctgctgtggctgAACCTGAGGCAGGAGAGGG CGATGCTGCGTTTGGTGAACTACCCGCTAACATCGATACTGAATCTTCAAATGGCAAAGAGGGAATG GATGTCGGTGGTGAAGGCTCAGAGGCCGCTGATGCCATGACTGGATCAGGGGACGAGGAGAGCGGGAGGCAGCTGGGAGAGGTGGAGCTGCAGTGTGCCTTGTGCATGAAATGGTTCACTGCAGATACATTTGGCATTGATACTGC GACCTGTCTTCCCTTTATGACCAACTATGTGTTTCACTGCAATGTGTGCCATCACAGCGGCAACACTTACTTCCTCAGGAAGCAAGCCA ACCTGAAGGAGATGTGCCTCACAGCCCTGGCAAACTTGACATGGCGATCCAGGACCCAAGAGGAACACCCAAAGACCATGTTCTCCAAAGACAAG GATATCATACCATTCATTGATAAGCACTGGGAGTGTATGACAACTCGACAGAGACCGGGGAAACTGACCTGGCCCAATAACATAGTGAAGACAATG AGTAAAGAGCGAGATGTTTTTCTAGTGAAAGAACACCCTGACCCCGGCAGCAAAGACCCAGAGGAGGATTACCCAAAGTTTGGCCTGTTGGACCAG GACCTGGGAAACATCGGGCCTTCATATGACACCCAGAAACAGACCACTGCAACTCCCTCTACCGGTGGGCTAAATG GTGGATCTGCTTTCTCAG gTGCTTTAGCCCCAGGCccaggaaaaggaagaggagccAAAcgtaaacagcagcagcaacaggagggagcagctgcaggagcagCTAAGAGAACACGCAG TGACCCTCTGTTCTCGGCCCAGCGCTTGCCTCCCCATGGTTACCCACTTGAGCACCCGTTCAATAAGGACGGGTACCGTTACATCCTGGCAGAACCAGATCCCCATGCCCCAGACCCCGAGAAGCTAGAACTAGACTGCTGGGCTGGCAAACCCATACCTGGAGATCTGTACAGGGCCTGTCTGTATGAAAGGGTCCTGCTCGCCTTGCATGACAGAG CGCCTCAGTTGAAGATCTCTGATGACCGTCTGACAGTCACGGGGGAGAAGGGCTACTCTATGGTCCGAGCCTCACACGGTGTACGGAAGGGAGCTTGGTATTTTGAGGTTTCTGTTGATGAGATGCCTCCAGATACTGCAGCGAGACTGGGATGGTCTCAGCCACTTG GTAACCTGCAGGCTCCTCTGGGCTATGACAAGTTCAGCTACTCCTGGCGCAGTAAAAAGGGCACACGCTTTCACCAGTCCACAGGAACGCATTACTCATCAGGCTACGGCCAAGGAGATACACTGGGCTTCTTCATAGAGCTACCTGATGACACAGAGACCGCCAAGGCTCTGCCTGATACATACAAAGACAAG GCACTTATTAAGTTCAAGAGCTACCTGTACTTTGAGGAGAAGGACTATGTGGACAAAGCAGAGAAGAGCCTCAAGAATGTCAGCCCCAGCAGG ATGATCTTCTATAAGAATGGGGTGAGCCAAGGTGTTGCCTTTGAAAATCTGTATGAAGGCCTCTACTTCCCTGCTATCTCACTCTACAAGAGCTGCACG gTATCAGTTAATTTTGGTCCACATTTTAAGTACCCCCCGAAGGACATAAAGTACCAGCCG ATGAGTGACATGGGCTGGGGAGCTGTGATCGAACACACGCTTGCTGATATGCTGTACCATGTGGAGACGGAGGTGGATGGAAGACGAAGCCCTCCATGGGAAGGATGA
- the pnx gene encoding homeobox protein pnx, which produces MQPDKLPHIRKTPFSVDDILDPTKFTRKQLHARFARPTASNVRDEPAEKQHPPAGESSPDEAAVCPQRVSSDCRDIQNSTGKPRRLRTAFTLEQLRILEHSFQSCHYLSVLERHAIASALRLSETQVKIWFQNRRTKWKKERQGKEPEEQQLQHGLASFLSHPAVYSSSLHYTPFYCQRTPLQLFAPPPTLHHYYT; this is translated from the exons ATGCAGCCTGACAAGTTGCCGcatatccgcaaaacacctttCTCTGTGGATGATATTTTGGATCCCACAAAATTTACAAGGAAACAGCTCCATGCTCGATTTGCAAGGCCAACAG CTTCTAATGTGAGAGATGAGCCAGCAGAGAAGCAGCATCCTCCTGCTGGTGAATCCAGCCCGGATGAAGCAGCTGTGTGTCCGCAGAGGGTCTCTTCAGACTGCCGGGACATTCAAAACTCCACGGGAAAACCTCGGCGGCTCCGCACAGCTTTCACTCTGGAGCAGCTGCGGATCCTGGAGCACAGTTTCCAGAGCTGCCACTACCTGTCTGTTCTGGAGCGACATGCCATCGCCTCAGCGCTGCGCCTCTCTGAGACCCAGGTCAAGATCTGGTTTCAAAACAGACGCACCAAGTGGAAGAAAGAGCGGCAGGGAAAGgaaccagaggagcagcagctgcagcacggCTTGGCTTCTTTCCTCTCACATCCAGCCGTCTATTCATCATCTTTACACTACACTCCATTTTACTGCCAGCGCACACCACTTCAGCTGTTTGCGCCACCGCCAACGCTTCATCATTATTACACATGA
- the ash2l gene encoding set1/Ash2 histone methyltransferase complex subunit ASH2 isoform X2, with translation MASEGEAGSAAVAEPEAGEGDAAFGELPANIDTESSNGKEGMDVGGEGSEAADAMTGSGDEESGRQLGEVELQCALCMKWFTADTFGIDTATCLPFMTNYVFHCNVCHHSGNTYFLRKQANLKEMCLTALANLTWRSRTQEEHPKTMFSKDKDIIPFIDKHWECMTTRQRPGKLTWPNNIVKTMSKERDVFLVKEHPDPGSKDPEEDYPKFGLLDQDLGNIGPSYDTQKQTTATPSTGGLNGALAPGPGKGRGAKRKQQQQQEGAAAGAAKRTRSDPLFSAQRLPPHGYPLEHPFNKDGYRYILAEPDPHAPDPEKLELDCWAGKPIPGDLYRACLYERVLLALHDRAPQLKISDDRLTVTGEKGYSMVRASHGVRKGAWYFEVSVDEMPPDTAARLGWSQPLGNLQAPLGYDKFSYSWRSKKGTRFHQSTGTHYSSGYGQGDTLGFFIELPDDTETAKALPDTYKDKALIKFKSYLYFEEKDYVDKAEKSLKNVSPSRMIFYKNGVSQGVAFENLYEGLYFPAISLYKSCTVSVNFGPHFKYPPKDIKYQPMSDMGWGAVIEHTLADMLYHVETEVDGRRSPPWEG, from the exons ATGGCGTCCGAGGGAGAGGCGGgcagtgctgctgtggctgAACCTGAGGCAGGAGAGGG CGATGCTGCGTTTGGTGAACTACCCGCTAACATCGATACTGAATCTTCAAATGGCAAAGAGGGAATG GATGTCGGTGGTGAAGGCTCAGAGGCCGCTGATGCCATGACTGGATCAGGGGACGAGGAGAGCGGGAGGCAGCTGGGAGAGGTGGAGCTGCAGTGTGCCTTGTGCATGAAATGGTTCACTGCAGATACATTTGGCATTGATACTGC GACCTGTCTTCCCTTTATGACCAACTATGTGTTTCACTGCAATGTGTGCCATCACAGCGGCAACACTTACTTCCTCAGGAAGCAAGCCA ACCTGAAGGAGATGTGCCTCACAGCCCTGGCAAACTTGACATGGCGATCCAGGACCCAAGAGGAACACCCAAAGACCATGTTCTCCAAAGACAAG GATATCATACCATTCATTGATAAGCACTGGGAGTGTATGACAACTCGACAGAGACCGGGGAAACTGACCTGGCCCAATAACATAGTGAAGACAATG AGTAAAGAGCGAGATGTTTTTCTAGTGAAAGAACACCCTGACCCCGGCAGCAAAGACCCAGAGGAGGATTACCCAAAGTTTGGCCTGTTGGACCAG GACCTGGGAAACATCGGGCCTTCATATGACACCCAGAAACAGACCACTGCAACTCCCTCTACCGGTGGGCTAAATG gTGCTTTAGCCCCAGGCccaggaaaaggaagaggagccAAAcgtaaacagcagcagcaacaggagggagcagctgcaggagcagCTAAGAGAACACGCAG TGACCCTCTGTTCTCGGCCCAGCGCTTGCCTCCCCATGGTTACCCACTTGAGCACCCGTTCAATAAGGACGGGTACCGTTACATCCTGGCAGAACCAGATCCCCATGCCCCAGACCCCGAGAAGCTAGAACTAGACTGCTGGGCTGGCAAACCCATACCTGGAGATCTGTACAGGGCCTGTCTGTATGAAAGGGTCCTGCTCGCCTTGCATGACAGAG CGCCTCAGTTGAAGATCTCTGATGACCGTCTGACAGTCACGGGGGAGAAGGGCTACTCTATGGTCCGAGCCTCACACGGTGTACGGAAGGGAGCTTGGTATTTTGAGGTTTCTGTTGATGAGATGCCTCCAGATACTGCAGCGAGACTGGGATGGTCTCAGCCACTTG GTAACCTGCAGGCTCCTCTGGGCTATGACAAGTTCAGCTACTCCTGGCGCAGTAAAAAGGGCACACGCTTTCACCAGTCCACAGGAACGCATTACTCATCAGGCTACGGCCAAGGAGATACACTGGGCTTCTTCATAGAGCTACCTGATGACACAGAGACCGCCAAGGCTCTGCCTGATACATACAAAGACAAG GCACTTATTAAGTTCAAGAGCTACCTGTACTTTGAGGAGAAGGACTATGTGGACAAAGCAGAGAAGAGCCTCAAGAATGTCAGCCCCAGCAGG ATGATCTTCTATAAGAATGGGGTGAGCCAAGGTGTTGCCTTTGAAAATCTGTATGAAGGCCTCTACTTCCCTGCTATCTCACTCTACAAGAGCTGCACG gTATCAGTTAATTTTGGTCCACATTTTAAGTACCCCCCGAAGGACATAAAGTACCAGCCG ATGAGTGACATGGGCTGGGGAGCTGTGATCGAACACACGCTTGCTGATATGCTGTACCATGTGGAGACGGAGGTGGATGGAAGACGAAGCCCTCCATGGGAAGGATGA